GCGGCTCGGTGGTGCGGATGAAGTCGTCGTTGCTGATCTCGAGCATCCGCCAGGTGTCGAGGAACTTCGGGGCGATCGAATCGACCCACGACTGCGGGTCCATGCCTGCCGCCTGGGCCGCCTGCGCGATCTTCTGGCCGTGCTCATCGAGACCGGTGAGGAAGAAGACCTCGTGCCCGGTCATGCGCCTGTACCGCGCGAGCGCGTCCGCTGCGATCGTCGTATACGCCGTCCCGAGGTGCGGTTCAGCGTTCACGTAGTAGATCGGCGTCGTGATGTAGAAGCTCGGCTTGGTGTCCATCAGCCACCCGTCGTCTCTCCGACCGGATCGTCCATCGCCCCGCCTCCGCCCATCCGCGTGTTTGCGATGGGCTATGCTTGGGCATTCATGGAAATGCAGGGCTTCCTGAACCACTAATGATAGCGCACCCCGGCAAGGCCATCGCGAGCAGGAGGACGGACCGATGAGCGACACTGGAATCGTCCGCAGAGTCGATGCTCTTGGGCGCATCGTGATTCCGATGGAGATGCGCCGCGTGCTCGGCATCAACGTCAAAGACCCGCTGTCGATCTCGCTTGAGGGCGACCGCATCGTCTTGACGAAGTACCGTGATGCGTGCGCGATCTGCGGAAGCCAGAAGAACGTCTCGTACGTCAAAGGGCGCGCAATCTGCGCGTCGTGCGTCGCTGAGGTGAAGAAGCTCTAGCGCTCCGCTTCTTTTCGCGCTTCTTTCGCTCGATGCGCGGCGTCGTACACGCGCGACTTCGGTACGCCTCGTATCTGCGCGACGCGCTTGATCGCGTCGCTCCTGCTCGAACCGCCGCGCATCATCTGTTCGACCTCGAAAGCCAGGTCCTCGTCGCTCACGGCCTGCGTCGCCCCGGTGGGCGGACCCACGAGCACGACGACCTCGCCTTTCACCTCTCGGGACGCGAACGCCGCGGCAAGCTCCTCCACGGTGCCGCGCACCACCTCGGCGTGCACCTTCGTGAGCTCCCGCGCGACCGCGCCTCGACGACCGGGCATCTGCTCCGCAATCGCCGCCAGCGCGCTTGCGAGCCGGCGCGGCGACTCGAAGAACACGAGCGTCGCGTCCAGGTCGCGAAGCGACGCGAGCAGACGGACGCGGTCCCCCTGCTTGCGCGGGAAGAAGCCTCCGAAGAAGAACGCGTGCGTGGGCAGGCCGCTCGCGACGAGCGCCGTGATGACAGCAGACGGGCCGGGCAGGACGTCGACCGGAAGCTCCGCGTCGATGCACGCGGCCACGAGCCGGGACCCCGGATCGGAGATGCCCGGTGTGCCCGCGTCGGACACGAGCGCGACCGTCTCGCCGGCCGCGATGCGCTCGAGCACCCGCGGCGTCTTCGCCGAGGCGGTGGCCTCGTCGAAGCGCTCCAGCGGCGTGTCGATGCCGTAGCGAGCGAACAGCCGCTTCGTCACGCGCGTGTCCTCAGCGAGGCACACGTCGGCCTCGCGCAGCTCATCGAGCACCCGGAGCGTCACGTCCGCGAGGTTGCCGATGGGCGTTGCGCAGACGAGCAGCCGGCCGGTCTGGCCGCTAGCTGCCATCCGAAGGCGCCTCCGACGGTGCAGTCTGCGGACCCTCGGCGCTCTCAGCGGGCGCAGGCGGCGCTGCCGGCGGGGCGGGCGGAGGAGGCGGCAGCAGCTCGCTTGACTGCTGCCAGGACGCGCCTCCCGGTGTCGACTGTCCAGGGTGCGCAGACGGAGTCCGCTGCGGCTCGGCCTCCCGCCCGGTGATGCGGCGGAAGAAGATCGTCCATGCTGCCGATGTGAAGGTCGCGTAGGCAGCCTGCGGCACGGCCAGGATGAGAGCGGCGAGCACGATCACGCCGGCTCCTGTGATCACTCGGCCCGCGTAGATGGCGAACGCCGCGGGCACCACTAGCAGCAGGCCGACGACCCCGAAGACCGCACCGTAGACGAAGCTGGGCAAGAGCATCACCGCCCACATCGCCCATGCACCACGCTTGCCCCACACGTCGCGCCACGCGGCCTGTATGGACTGTCCGAATCCTCTGTCGTCGAGCACGCCGTAGCGAAGCGCCAGCATGAACAGGAGCCCGACGAGAACGCTCGCGACAGCTGTCAGCACCACCAGCAGCGGCAGGCCGCAGAAGAACGACCCCACCCCGATCCCGGCGGCTGCATCGGGATTCGGGACCCGCTCGATGGCGCTGACCAGCGGCACGAAGAGGGCTGCGAAGAGCACGACGATGAGCACGACCAGCGGGCTGAACAGGCTGAGCCCGATCATG
The Parvivirga hydrogeniphila genome window above contains:
- a CDS encoding AbrB/MazE/SpoVT family DNA-binding domain-containing protein; this encodes MSDTGIVRRVDALGRIVIPMEMRRVLGINVKDPLSISLEGDRIVLTKYRDACAICGSQKNVSYVKGRAICASCVAEVKKL
- the rsmI gene encoding 16S rRNA (cytidine(1402)-2'-O)-methyltransferase, which gives rise to MAASGQTGRLLVCATPIGNLADVTLRVLDELREADVCLAEDTRVTKRLFARYGIDTPLERFDEATASAKTPRVLERIAAGETVALVSDAGTPGISDPGSRLVAACIDAELPVDVLPGPSAVITALVASGLPTHAFFFGGFFPRKQGDRVRLLASLRDLDATLVFFESPRRLASALAAIAEQMPGRRGAVARELTKVHAEVVRGTVEELAAAFASREVKGEVVVLVGPPTGATQAVSDEDLAFEVEQMMRGGSSRSDAIKRVAQIRGVPKSRVYDAAHRAKEARKEAER
- a CDS encoding DUF7544 domain-containing protein, which translates into the protein MDYFDIVKRGFKIAWEHKHLWLLGFFAAGAASTPGSNARMMFQGGGDQGSTAELEPLARWAEANVGLLVVAAGVLVALMFLMFVLSVAAHGGLVWATNEAAEGRRPRLREAWGAGFRCWGRTFMIGLSLFSPLVVLIVVLFAALFVPLVSAIERVPNPDAAAGIGVGSFFCGLPLLVVLTAVASVLVGLLFMLALRYGVLDDRGFGQSIQAAWRDVWGKRGAWAMWAVMLLPSFVYGAVFGVVGLLLVVPAAFAIYAGRVITGAGVIVLAALILAVPQAAYATFTSAAWTIFFRRITGREAEPQRTPSAHPGQSTPGGASWQQSSELLPPPPPAPPAAPPAPAESAEGPQTAPSEAPSDGS